The genomic window GAGGTAGAACCGGCCCTCCTCGCCCTCGCTGTCAGCGTCCTCGGCGCTGTAGAACGCGCCCTCCGGCGAGCGCAGATCGCGCAGAACGTAGGTGAAAATCCCGCGGGCTGTTTCGGCGAAAATCTCCCGGCCCGTGGCCTGCCAGGTTTCCAGACAGGCGATTGCGATCAGGGCCTGGTCGTAGAGCATTTTCTCGAAATGGGGGACCAGCCAGTGCCGGTCGGTGCTGTAGCGGTGGAACCCGAAGCCGACGTGGTCGTAGATCCCGCCACGGCGCATGGCTTCCAGGGTCTGCTCGGCCATGGCGAGCGCCTGTCCGCTGCCGGAGCGTTTCCACCAGCGCAGCAGGAAGTAGATATTGTGCGGGGTGGGAAACTTGGGCGCTTCGCCGAACCCGCCGAAAGTGGTATCGAACCGGGTGGCGAGCGCCTCGAAAGCCTGCTCCAGGACATCGGCGGTGAGATCGGCTGCCGCGCCGCGCGCGGCGGAAGCTTCGCGCAGGGCGTCGGCCACTTTCCGCGCGTCCTGTTCGAGATCGTCGCGGCTGGTACGCCACAGCTCGGCGATCCGCGGAACCAGCTCGGTCATGCCGATCCTCCCGAACCGTCCGTTTTTGGGGAAATAGGTGCCGGCGAAAAACGGAATCTTTTCCGGGGTCATGATCACGGTCAACGGCCAGCCGCCCTGGCCGGTAAGCAGCTGGCAGACACTCATGTACACCTTGTCGATATCGGGGCGCTCCTCGCGGTCGACCTTGATCGAGACGAACGTCTCGTTCATCATCGCCGCCACCGCGCTGTCCTCGAACGACTCGTGGGCCATCACGTGGCACCAGTGGCAGGTTGAGTAGCCGATAGAAAGAAATACCGGCTTATCCTCGGCCCTGGCCTTCTCGAACGCTTCCTCGCCCCACGGATACCAGTCCACGGGGTTGCTTGCGTGCTGCTGAAGGTAGGGGCTCGTGGAATCCTTGAGCCGGTTGAACTTAGCTGCGCCGCCGTGACCGTTGTCTCCCATGCCCTGGCTTCCCCCCTGCCCCGAATCGACAGGCCGGCCGCACCCCGGGCAGAGCAGCAGACCGGCCATCAATACCATTGTGATAAAAACCTTGCGGAACCGATCCATCTCTCATCCTCAACGCGACTTCCACCCCCCACACATATAACAGCCTCAGCGGGTCCATGCAAGCCAGCGCCTGAACATTGAGGCCGCCGCAGGGGTCAGCCGCGTGCGACAGCAGGTGTCTGCGGTATGCCTGATCGGGCTATCACCGCCGCAATCAGCAGCAGCGGCTTAAGCCGGCCTCTGTTTCTTCCCTAGTCTCTCGGACTGACCGCCAACCGTGTCCGCCCGTTGCAGTTCCCGCTCGCTCATCTCGCGTCCTCCTGCACGTTCAGCGACCAGTCGTAGTCCGTAAATTCCACTTCGTACCCTCCGGCTTCGAGATAGCCGCGCTGCTCCCGGTCAACATAGCCGGCGATAAATTCCAGCACAGCCCGCACCGGTGCTCCAAGCTGCTCGCTGCCGCGGTTGGGCGGGGAGAGGCTGTCGAGATGGGTGTAACCGGCGGCCAGCCAGTCGTCGGCATACCGGTCGAAAATCTCGGACAGATAAACCCTCGCCTTGTTGCGGTCGATCTGGAAATTGGCCGGTTCACTCAGGAAGCGCCGCACCTGGTCGTCGAGCTGGAAGTCGAGACTGTCTGCGGTGTAGGGGGCGCCGCGCAACGGCGGGCAGCCTCTGGATGCGCAGACCAGGGCCAGGTGAACCCGCGGGTCGCCGTAGCGCTCGCGGATCAAGTTGTGCCCGATCTCCTCCAGGGTAAACCGGCCGCCCAGCAACTGGTGCGAGATTTCGTCGAACGCCCCGCCGATCTGACGGATACTGCCGCCCGGATAAAACCAGCCCGTGAGCCAGTTGCGCCTGACCGGCCAGTTGGTGACGACAACGTCGATCGCGCAGAGGTTGTAGGCGTTGATCAGTAACGCAAGCTGTCCCTTGCCGCTCAGCCCGGCGAATGTACGCTGGCCCAGCGAGCCGAGATCGGCGGCCGCTTCGTTATGCAACTCGCGGTCGCGGACCAGCCCCGGATAGTTCACCATGCCCCGGCTGTCCACATAGATCCTCAGCAGGCGGGCGTAATTGCGGAAAGCCTCATCCAAAACCACCTGCTCTCTACCGCTTGCCTGATCACGGGTAACCGGTTCCTCGGTCCCGGCTCTCTGGGCACACAACCGAACCGCCATGCAAACGTGAATCAAAATTAATATCAACCTGATTACATTCAACTTAACCTCATTGCTGCTTGAAGTGGCGCTCTGTAAATGCGAATTTCCAATCCCGGTCCAACAGCGAGTTGAGTGCAACCGCCGGGACCGAAGGCGCGCATAACGCAAAAGCCCGTGGTAGACCGCCACGAGCTTTATCAATGTAGTCCATAAAGCGCATACAAATCAAGAGCCGGCTGTAAATTAGATCCGCATCGCTCAGCGAGCCATCCGGTTACCGCCTCCCGCCCCCTGGATCTTCCTCGACTCGCGCGCACTGCCGTCCTTTTGCCAGTACTCCCGCTGGCCCCTGAACGGCATGGTCAGCAGGGTGAAAAGCGAGTTGTCCCTCCGGCCGCTGTATCCAGGGACCCCGCATTCGACATCGGCCTGCGGAACATCGAGCCTCAGGGTGCGGTGAAGCGTGTCCCAGAGCCGGAACAGCACGCTGTAGTTCGAGTTGGTTTCATCGCGCCAGGCGCTGTGATGGATCCCGTGCATCCGGGGAGTGACCAGGATAAAATTCAGCGGCCGCTCCAGCCACAACGGCAGACGGAGGTTGCTGTGGTGGAACATGGTGCCCAGCGTGAAAAACAGCTCGTAGGTGGCGTAAACCGTGGGGGTTATACCCAGTACCAGCACCTGGACCACTCTGAAACCGATCGAGAGTATTATTTCGACGAAATGGAAGCGGAACGAAGTAGTTACGTCCACGTCCGGATCTATATGGTGGACATTGTGCAGCCGCCAGAGAAAAGGAATTGCGTGGTTGGCCCGGTGCCACCAGTAAAAAGTCAGGTCCATCAGCAGGAACCCCACCACCGCAGCCGGCGCTGGCGGGAAACCGAGCCGGCACATTAAGCCGCACTCGTTTTTCAGGACAGCTCCGGTCAGGGAGCTGACCACGGGCCTGAGCAGCCAGCCGGCGGCGGCGAATACCAACGCGGTCAGCACGAGGTTCACTCCCCAGCGTCCCGGACGGCTGCGGGTACGGGTGCGCAACGGAAATACCTGCTCGATTGCCAGCAGCAGCAGGAAAAACACCACCGGCAAGACTACTACCGGCATATCCCCGAGCGAGTTCAAGCGGTCCATCATCAGGCGCGCTCTCCGCGGTACAGGTAGAAAAGTTAGTTAATATTCACATATCAAAGCCCTAAGCACAAGCGACGCGATTGAAATCCC from Candidatus Glassbacteria bacterium includes these protein-coding regions:
- a CDS encoding DUF547 domain-containing protein, with amino-acid sequence MIHVCMAVRLCAQRAGTEEPVTRDQASGREQVVLDEAFRNYARLLRIYVDSRGMVNYPGLVRDRELHNEAAADLGSLGQRTFAGLSGKGQLALLINAYNLCAIDVVVTNWPVRRNWLTGWFYPGGSIRQIGGAFDEISHQLLGGRFTLEEIGHNLIRERYGDPRVHLALVCASRGCPPLRGAPYTADSLDFQLDDQVRRFLSEPANFQIDRNKARVYLSEIFDRYADDWLAAGYTHLDSLSPPNRGSEQLGAPVRAVLEFIAGYVDREQRGYLEAGGYEVEFTDYDWSLNVQEDAR
- a CDS encoding sterol desaturase family protein produces the protein MMDRLNSLGDMPVVVLPVVFFLLLLAIEQVFPLRTRTRSRPGRWGVNLVLTALVFAAAGWLLRPVVSSLTGAVLKNECGLMCRLGFPPAPAAVVGFLLMDLTFYWWHRANHAIPFLWRLHNVHHIDPDVDVTTSFRFHFVEIILSIGFRVVQVLVLGITPTVYATYELFFTLGTMFHHSNLRLPLWLERPLNFILVTPRMHGIHHSAWRDETNSNYSVLFRLWDTLHRTLRLDVPQADVECGVPGYSGRRDNSLFTLLTMPFRGQREYWQKDGSARESRKIQGAGGGNRMAR